A genome region from Chengkuizengella sp. SCS-71B includes the following:
- a CDS encoding cyclic peptide export ABC transporter, protein MRTLKIFIILVSLMMLLIQSSVIAFTNFSDELRSEIEEYIGESMEQSDIPGLSVVIVKEDETVYQQGFGYADVENHIPVNESTLFELGSTSKAFTGLAILQLEEQGLINLEDFVTEYIPWLSFDYEGQDEDITLKQFLYHTSGIPFQSIKEIPINDSEDALETTVRTLIGETLAFKPGEQFLYATINYDVLGLVIKEVTGVSYENYMKKELLEPLHLNDTYLFRAEEGSQLAVGYKPSLLRTVAYDAPMYRGNTPAGYLISNANDMAQWLKIQLGTASNTDGFKEVVETSHKPDRTVSPNLDGSSYAAGWAVFQNGSGEISHGGNNPNYASFITFRPIDGIGVAVLGNLNSSDIQFIGEGIMNLINGKELESMGTDFYKSMDNISSAVIFITIPMMLLVVWFLGIAIKQILIKKRKFEGNIARLFTSLVFFSIFIAGFSYCLYQIPNVLYWGLNWDFVNVWAPNSFTMAVLCIFTSGILFSLYYMLTLFFPKHDDKGMLVLIMLSIVSGFGNALIIFMVNEALNRGEGFQSGLFTYFAFGILLYVFGQKLVRTKLINIANHMVYQKRTELIDKLLGTSFQNIDAMEQGKIEASLNNDTETISDFSNIVITGATSLVTLICCFVYMGIISFYGLLASILFIFIAAALHFFFGRQANKLWEQTRDIQNVFFKFIRNLNDGFKELRLNREKRTDFKLDMQKSNQMYKEKRIQGDVKFANVNVVGELLFTFVIGGVAFMFPILFTDLKVDSLRSYVFVLLYMTGPVHGILGTIPNIFRVRISWNRINEISKELDAVHLKQNQSIFDLHEIDDKVVELQLREVEYSYKTNEGETFKVGPINTSFRSGEVTYITGGNGSGKSTLAKLATGLYEVERGEITINGIQVDSEKLGEKYSAIFSDFHLFEKLYGIQYEMKNKEINEYLDLMLLKEKVHIENGVLNTVKLSTGQRKRLALMISYLEDRPIYLFDEWAADQDPEFRELFYYSLLPELKKRGKCVIAITHDDRYFDTADKVIKMEMGKIVQSAQLHISESG, encoded by the coding sequence ATGAGAACACTTAAAATTTTTATCATATTAGTATCTCTTATGATGCTTCTTATTCAAAGCAGTGTTATCGCGTTTACGAACTTTTCAGATGAATTGAGAAGTGAAATAGAAGAGTACATTGGTGAAAGTATGGAACAATCTGATATTCCAGGACTATCAGTAGTGATTGTAAAAGAGGATGAAACGGTATATCAACAAGGTTTTGGTTATGCGGATGTGGAGAATCATATACCTGTTAATGAAAGTACATTGTTTGAACTTGGTTCTACAAGTAAAGCTTTTACTGGACTTGCTATATTACAGTTGGAAGAACAAGGGTTGATTAACTTAGAGGACTTTGTTACAGAGTACATCCCTTGGTTAAGTTTTGATTACGAAGGTCAGGACGAGGATATTACTTTAAAGCAGTTTTTATATCATACGAGCGGTATTCCATTTCAATCGATTAAAGAAATACCTATAAATGATAGCGAAGATGCATTAGAAACGACAGTAAGAACATTGATAGGAGAGACTTTAGCATTTAAACCTGGGGAACAATTTTTATATGCAACGATAAATTATGACGTGTTAGGTTTGGTTATAAAAGAGGTTACAGGCGTATCCTATGAAAATTATATGAAAAAAGAGCTTTTAGAGCCTTTACATTTAAACGACACTTATTTATTTAGAGCGGAAGAGGGTTCTCAATTGGCGGTAGGCTATAAACCAAGTTTATTACGTACTGTAGCGTATGACGCTCCGATGTATAGAGGAAATACACCTGCAGGATATTTGATTTCAAATGCAAATGATATGGCACAATGGTTGAAAATACAACTTGGCACAGCTTCAAATACAGATGGCTTTAAAGAAGTTGTAGAAACATCACATAAACCAGACCGTACCGTATCCCCAAATCTAGATGGTTCATCTTATGCAGCAGGGTGGGCTGTATTTCAAAATGGATCTGGAGAGATTTCTCACGGGGGAAATAATCCAAATTATGCTTCCTTTATTACTTTTCGACCTATAGATGGAATTGGAGTTGCAGTACTAGGTAATCTAAATTCTAGTGATATTCAGTTTATTGGTGAAGGAATTATGAACTTGATCAATGGCAAAGAATTAGAAAGTATGGGAACAGATTTTTATAAAAGTATGGACAACATCTCATCTGCAGTTATTTTTATTACGATCCCAATGATGCTGCTTGTTGTATGGTTTTTAGGCATAGCTATAAAACAGATTTTAATAAAAAAAAGGAAGTTTGAAGGAAATATTGCGAGGCTTTTTACTAGTTTAGTGTTCTTTAGTATTTTTATAGCAGGTTTCTCTTATTGTTTATATCAAATTCCTAACGTTTTATATTGGGGATTAAATTGGGATTTTGTAAACGTGTGGGCACCAAATAGTTTTACCATGGCAGTATTGTGTATATTTACATCTGGAATATTATTTAGTTTATACTACATGCTTACTTTATTTTTTCCAAAACATGATGATAAAGGAATGCTTGTATTAATTATGTTAAGTATCGTAAGTGGTTTTGGAAATGCACTTATCATTTTTATGGTCAATGAAGCTTTAAATCGAGGTGAAGGTTTTCAAAGCGGATTATTTACATATTTCGCTTTTGGAATTTTACTTTATGTTTTTGGTCAAAAATTAGTTCGTACAAAATTGATTAACATTGCAAATCATATGGTCTATCAAAAAAGGACGGAGTTAATAGATAAACTTCTTGGCACCTCCTTTCAAAACATAGATGCTATGGAGCAAGGTAAAATTGAAGCCTCGTTAAATAACGATACAGAAACGATCAGTGATTTTTCTAATATTGTCATTACAGGTGCAACGAGTTTGGTGACTTTAATTTGTTGTTTTGTTTATATGGGTATTATTAGCTTTTACGGTTTGTTAGCTTCGATATTATTTATTTTTATCGCAGCTGCTCTTCACTTTTTCTTTGGGAGACAAGCGAATAAATTGTGGGAACAAACTAGAGATATTCAAAATGTGTTTTTTAAATTTATCCGTAACCTAAATGATGGATTTAAAGAGCTGAGATTGAATCGTGAGAAACGAACAGATTTCAAACTGGATATGCAGAAAAGTAATCAAATGTATAAGGAAAAGCGGATTCAAGGAGACGTTAAGTTTGCAAACGTAAATGTGGTTGGTGAATTGCTCTTCACCTTTGTAATCGGTGGGGTAGCTTTTATGTTTCCAATTCTTTTTACAGATTTGAAAGTGGACTCTTTAAGAAGTTACGTGTTTGTTCTTTTATATATGACGGGACCAGTCCATGGCATTTTAGGGACGATACCTAATATATTTAGAGTTCGAATTAGCTGGAATCGAATTAATGAAATATCGAAGGAGTTAGATGCTGTTCATTTGAAACAAAATCAGTCCATCTTTGATCTCCATGAAATCGATGATAAAGTAGTTGAACTTCAACTTCGAGAGGTTGAATATTCTTATAAAACGAATGAAGGCGAGACATTTAAGGTAGGTCCGATTAACACTTCATTCAGATCAGGAGAGGTTACTTATATTACAGGTGGGAATGGCAGTGGGAAATCTACACTTGCAAAATTAGCCACAGGATTATACGAGGTGGAACGTGGCGAAATCACAATTAATGGTATTCAGGTGGATTCAGAAAAGCTAGGTGAAAAATATTCTGCAATTTTCAGTGATTTCCATTTGTTTGAAAAACTGTACGGCATTCAATATGAAATGAAAAACAAAGAAATCAATGAATACTTAGATCTGATGTTGTTAAAGGAAAAGGTTCATATTGAAAATGGGGTATTGAATACGGTCAAATTATCCACTGGACAAAGAAAAAGATTAGCTTTAATGATCAGTTACCTAGAGGATCGACCGATTTACCTTTTTGATGAATGGGCGGCAGATCAAGATCCAGAATTTAGAGAGTTATTTTACTACTCATTGTTACCTGAATTGAAAAAAAGAGGGAAATGTGTCATTGCGATTACACATGATGACAGATATTTTGATACTGCGGATAAAGTGATAAAAATGGAAATGGGGAAAATCGTTCAGTCAGCACAGCTTCATATTAGTGAGTCAGGGTAA
- a CDS encoding amino acid adenylation domain-containing protein, producing MTENKKIDKENIENILALSPTQEGMLFHYLKNKEKNVYFQQLSLQLSGEICVKSIQKSWQHVLETNEMLRTIFRWKKLKHPVQIVLKNREIPLKVVDYSNHSEKEQDELVSNLKEQDNQEGVDIETSPFRVIVCLLAENRCEMIITWHHILFDGWSNSILLNEFMNVYKKFYADHRPLQQNKTKFKDFISWHKNQDKHKQKLFWESNFIHFEQSTSLPYDEHVQVSSLKDIVVTSLNTLETDKIINFTKQNDITLSSLFYTAWGILLQKYNQANDVVFGTTVSGRSNFTKSVEDEMVGLFIHTIPLRVHSKYNDAVIDVIHDVDRSLQLRSEYENTPLIDIEKYVGFNTENPLFHSIVVLENYPLDVSKQMDSLLKIDGYDMVETTNFELTLGIKTFDKLFEIEFSYDTSKFSKQMIQRMGGHFTNILKQIIHHPELKISELELVTEVEKEQIFNSFNPLIAKNETMNLVHLMFEKQVEQSPKQIAVVFDGEQYTYKEINEKANQLAKYLRGKGIKSNDRVAITIERSAYLIISVLGILKAGATYIPIDENYSSERISYILKDSQAEVWITQSSIEGKIIFDGLVVHIYDEDIYKGEVSNLQNTYYFGNIAYIIYTSGSTGNPKGVKVTHANLSNYVDAFQREFKLARNDVILQQSSFSFDQFAEEVYPILLNGGSIVMADRFQVMDIRTLLRLIHDHHISIISCSPLLLNELNKQQGLEKVHTFISGGDILKYEFFSNLVMHSIVYNTYGPTEATVCATYYQCEKGSMKNVPIGRPIHNYNVYILDELNHLMPVGVYGEICISGYGVGAGYVNHEQLSNGKFVMNPFQSHLRMYKTGDMGKWLPDGNIQYLGRNDEQVKVRGFRIELGEIEFHLRSHHAVEEAFILAVDDVGGRKQIVAYVKLIEEVDSIEFRDFLSDKLPHYMTPASFYKIDKIPKTSNGKLDKKRLIQCKDRINEEIMDDESFVSESEQKIKQVWKEVLEVEKVGIHDPFFDVGGNSILLMQVHSQLEKRFNWGTNIVDLFNHPTIAKLAKLIDQKHQEVDVVGILNYQKLPSQYFHINMQASGMNKVRYYIESDFVKSMRLIASNHQVNLLDVLLAMYLYLFTEVSGEKAAQVQYLKECGEKIIPLNIELNKLGGFEQLFQVVNKLRQVDNYQETYTLNSIRHLTLNKEKNFILPFIHVKTDISIDSKFLEFFDISCCVEEDERTDRLTITFKYNDRKLKKNKMSFLIKAYMNLINQLVKNTVSSRKEHSI from the coding sequence GTGACAGAAAATAAAAAAATAGATAAAGAAAATATTGAAAATATTTTAGCGTTATCTCCTACACAGGAAGGGATGTTGTTTCATTATTTAAAAAACAAAGAGAAAAATGTGTATTTTCAACAGTTAAGCTTACAGTTATCAGGAGAAATTTGTGTAAAAAGCATTCAAAAATCATGGCAACATGTATTAGAGACAAACGAAATGTTGCGAACGATTTTTAGATGGAAGAAACTAAAACACCCAGTACAAATTGTACTGAAAAATAGAGAGATTCCATTAAAAGTAGTTGATTATTCAAATCATTCAGAAAAGGAACAAGATGAATTAGTTTCAAATTTAAAAGAGCAGGATAATCAAGAGGGTGTAGATATTGAAACATCACCATTCAGAGTGATTGTTTGTTTGTTAGCTGAAAATCGATGTGAGATGATCATTACTTGGCATCATATTCTGTTTGACGGATGGAGTAACAGTATTCTACTAAATGAATTTATGAATGTTTACAAAAAATTTTATGCTGATCATCGGCCTCTACAGCAGAACAAAACGAAATTTAAAGATTTCATCTCATGGCATAAAAATCAGGATAAACACAAGCAAAAGTTATTTTGGGAAAGTAACTTCATTCATTTTGAGCAATCTACATCTTTACCCTACGATGAGCATGTTCAGGTGAGCAGTTTAAAAGATATTGTAGTCACTTCTCTGAATACTCTTGAAACTGACAAAATCATTAATTTTACAAAACAAAACGACATCACACTTTCGTCTCTTTTTTATACCGCATGGGGGATTTTACTGCAAAAATATAATCAAGCAAATGATGTGGTTTTTGGGACAACGGTGTCAGGAAGAAGCAATTTTACAAAATCGGTTGAAGACGAAATGGTAGGTTTGTTTATTCATACTATACCTTTAAGAGTACATTCAAAATACAACGATGCAGTAATAGATGTGATTCATGATGTAGATCGATCCTTGCAATTGAGAAGTGAATATGAAAACACGCCTTTAATTGATATTGAGAAATATGTTGGATTCAATACTGAAAATCCTCTATTTCATTCTATTGTTGTACTGGAAAATTACCCACTTGATGTAAGTAAACAGATGGACAGTTTGTTAAAGATTGATGGTTATGACATGGTAGAAACGACTAATTTTGAGCTGACATTAGGTATTAAAACGTTTGACAAATTATTCGAGATAGAATTTTCTTATGATACTAGTAAATTTTCAAAGCAAATGATTCAAAGAATGGGTGGGCATTTTACTAACATATTAAAACAAATCATTCATCATCCTGAATTAAAAATCAGTGAGTTGGAACTTGTTACGGAAGTTGAAAAAGAGCAGATTTTTAATTCTTTTAACCCTTTAATAGCTAAAAATGAGACGATGAATTTGGTCCATTTAATGTTTGAAAAACAAGTAGAGCAATCACCAAAACAAATTGCGGTGGTTTTTGATGGAGAACAGTATACCTATAAAGAGATCAATGAAAAAGCAAATCAATTGGCTAAATATTTAAGGGGAAAAGGGATTAAATCGAACGATCGAGTTGCTATAACAATTGAAAGATCGGCTTATTTAATCATTTCTGTATTAGGAATATTAAAAGCTGGTGCAACCTATATTCCAATTGATGAAAACTATTCTAGTGAGAGAATTTCTTATATTTTAAAGGATAGTCAAGCAGAGGTGTGGATTACACAATCTAGCATTGAGGGAAAAATAATTTTTGATGGTTTGGTTGTTCATATTTATGATGAAGATATTTATAAGGGTGAAGTTTCCAATTTACAAAACACCTATTATTTTGGAAATATTGCTTATATTATATACACTTCTGGTTCAACCGGAAATCCAAAAGGAGTAAAGGTGACACATGCAAATTTATCAAATTATGTGGATGCTTTTCAGCGTGAATTTAAACTCGCTAGAAATGACGTGATTCTTCAGCAGTCCTCATTTTCATTTGATCAGTTTGCTGAGGAAGTTTACCCTATCTTATTAAATGGTGGCAGCATAGTGATGGCTGATAGATTTCAGGTTATGGATATAAGAACACTTTTACGATTAATTCATGATCACCACATTAGTATCATTTCTTGCTCACCGCTGTTATTAAATGAGTTAAATAAGCAACAAGGTTTGGAAAAAGTACATACATTTATTAGTGGTGGCGATATTCTGAAATATGAGTTCTTTTCTAATTTGGTAATGCATTCTATAGTATACAATACTTATGGACCTACAGAAGCTACGGTATGTGCAACATATTACCAATGTGAGAAGGGTAGTATGAAAAATGTACCGATTGGTCGTCCTATTCATAATTACAACGTTTATATTTTAGATGAGTTGAATCATTTAATGCCGGTAGGTGTTTATGGTGAAATTTGTATTTCAGGGTATGGCGTTGGTGCAGGTTATGTAAATCATGAACAGCTATCTAATGGAAAATTTGTAATGAATCCATTTCAATCTCATTTGCGAATGTACAAAACTGGAGATATGGGAAAATGGCTACCAGATGGAAATATTCAATATCTTGGAAGGAACGACGAGCAAGTCAAAGTTAGAGGTTTTAGAATTGAACTAGGTGAAATTGAATTTCACCTTCGTTCACATCACGCAGTGGAGGAAGCGTTCATTCTTGCTGTGGATGATGTCGGTGGGCGGAAACAAATCGTTGCATATGTCAAATTAATTGAGGAAGTGGATTCAATTGAATTTAGAGATTTTTTAAGTGACAAGCTACCTCACTATATGACTCCTGCTTCTTTTTATAAAATCGATAAAATTCCCAAAACGAGCAACGGCAAATTAGATAAAAAACGATTAATTCAATGTAAAGATCGTATAAACGAAGAAATTATGGATGATGAAAGTTTCGTTAGTGAATCCGAACAGAAGATTAAACAGGTGTGGAAGGAAGTATTAGAAGTTGAGAAGGTTGGCATTCATGATCCATTTTTTGATGTAGGTGGGAATTCGATTTTGCTCATGCAAGTACACTCCCAACTTGAAAAACGTTTTAACTGGGGAACAAACATTGTAGATTTATTTAATCATCCAACGATTGCAAAACTAGCAAAACTTATTGATCAAAAACACCAAGAAGTAGATGTAGTAGGTATATTAAACTATCAAAAACTTCCTAGTCAATATTTCCATATAAATATGCAAGCAAGTGGGATGAATAAGGTTCGTTATTATATAGAATCTGACTTTGTTAAATCAATGCGTTTGATAGCGAGTAACCATCAAGTAAATCTATTAGATGTTTTATTAGCCATGTATCTTTACTTGTTTACAGAAGTTTCTGGGGAAAAAGCAGCTCAAGTTCAGTATTTAAAAGAATGTGGGGAGAAAATAATCCCACTTAATATAGAATTAAACAAACTAGGGGGTTTTGAGCAGTTATTTCAAGTTGTGAACAAGTTAAGACAAGTTGATAACTACCAAGAAACCTACACTTTGAACTCCATCCGTCATTTAACACTAAATAAGGAGAAGAATTTCATCTTGCCTTTTATACACGTTAAAACAGATATATCCATAGATTCGAAGTTTTTAGAATTTTTTGATATTTCGTGTTGTGTGGAAGAAGATGAGAGAACAGACAGGCTGACTATTACCTTTAAATATAATGATAGAAAGCTCAAAAAAAATAAGATGAGTTTTTTGATAAAAGCTTATATGAACCTTATAAATCAGCTTGTCAAAAATACGGTTTCATCTAGAAAGGAGCATTCGATTTGA
- the fabD gene encoding ACP S-malonyltransferase: MKNLALIFPGQGSQYVGMGKELVKHYYIARSVFEEANDVLNMDVKKLCIEGDMQELTKTENTQPALLALSVAAYRVFEDEVGLQPAYAAGHSLGEFSALTCAGVISFTDAIQLVRKRGLFMKEAAAEGHGLMCAVIGMSKEEIEDVCNQVSTTEHFAVISNYNAPEQIVISGHRKQVQKAADLLKQKGAQLSVLKVSAPFHSPLMRSAAIKLEMELKKYHYGTFKWPILSNVTAQPYSNPKDVIGNLTTQMFSPVKWDESVLYLSQQGIDTAIEVGPKKILTNLMRYNDSPFISYPFEKLLDIQKVKQELETDIEKEKSSKKVKNVVTKCLAVAVCTRNRNWDQTLYEEGVIKPYKKIQQIQDELDETGELPNLKQMKEALFLLKQIFDTKETPMEEQVERYHEILQDSGTELLLNEFVQTSIIHFGGENVGFQLN, encoded by the coding sequence TTGAAAAATTTAGCTCTGATATTTCCTGGACAAGGTTCACAATACGTAGGTATGGGTAAAGAATTAGTGAAACATTATTATATTGCCAGAAGTGTTTTTGAGGAAGCAAATGATGTATTAAATATGGATGTAAAAAAGCTTTGCATTGAGGGCGATATGCAAGAGTTAACAAAAACAGAAAATACGCAACCTGCATTGCTGGCTTTAAGTGTAGCTGCATATCGTGTGTTTGAGGACGAAGTTGGATTACAGCCTGCTTATGCTGCAGGTCATAGTTTAGGAGAGTTTTCAGCATTAACCTGTGCGGGCGTGATTTCATTTACTGATGCGATCCAGCTTGTTAGAAAAAGAGGTTTGTTCATGAAAGAAGCCGCAGCAGAAGGTCATGGATTAATGTGTGCTGTAATAGGAATGAGTAAAGAAGAAATAGAAGATGTATGCAATCAAGTTTCTACAACAGAGCATTTTGCAGTTATTTCTAACTATAATGCACCAGAGCAAATTGTGATTTCTGGCCATCGTAAACAAGTACAAAAAGCAGCTGATCTGTTGAAGCAAAAGGGCGCACAATTATCTGTTTTAAAAGTCAGTGCACCATTCCACAGCCCATTAATGAGATCAGCCGCAATTAAATTAGAAATGGAATTAAAAAAATACCATTATGGTACGTTTAAATGGCCTATCCTATCGAATGTGACAGCACAGCCTTATTCTAATCCGAAAGATGTCATTGGAAATCTTACGACTCAAATGTTTTCACCTGTGAAATGGGATGAGTCAGTATTGTATCTCTCTCAACAAGGTATAGATACAGCCATAGAAGTTGGACCTAAAAAAATATTAACAAATTTGATGCGTTACAATGACAGTCCGTTCATAAGTTATCCTTTTGAAAAATTACTAGATATTCAAAAAGTGAAGCAAGAGTTAGAAACAGATATAGAGAAGGAGAAAAGCAGTAAAAAAGTAAAAAATGTTGTGACGAAATGTCTAGCAGTTGCTGTTTGTACACGTAATCGGAATTGGGATCAAACATTATATGAAGAGGGAGTCATTAAACCGTATAAAAAAATCCAACAAATACAGGACGAGCTTGATGAAACGGGAGAATTACCTAATTTGAAACAGATGAAAGAAGCTTTATTTTTGTTAAAACAGATCTTTGATACAAAAGAGACACCGATGGAAGAGCAAGTAGAGCGTTATCATGAAATTTTACAAGATTCAGGAACCGAATTGTTATTAAATGAATTTGTTCAAACTTCAATCATTCATTTTGGAGGTGAGAACGTTGGATTTCAGCTCAATTAA